The Candidatus Nitrospira nitrificans genome segment ATCTTCGGCGTGCCGACGAAGCGCCGGGCCCAAATCGTCAAGTTCAACGGTCTGTCGGCCCATGCCGATCGCAATGATTTGTTGGCCTACGTGCGAGCGATCACTCCGCAGCCCAGCACCGTCTTCATCGTGCATGGTGAAGAGAAACAGGCCCTCTCCTTGGGCGCGGCGATCCAAGCAGAACATCCGAAGATCGATGTGCGAATTCCGCATCAGGGCAGCACGCATGACGTCTAGCGCCGGGCATTCTATCGAGGCGATAGGACAAGGGATCGCTCGGCTGATCACCCTGTCGTGCCTCACCATCGTGATCGCAGGGTGCGTCTCGCCTGCCACGGCTGAATCACCACAAGAACGTCAACGCCTACGGGATCTTGGCATCGTGATCGGACAGTCTCAGCCCGGCCCTCTGAATGCGATTACCGACGTAGCCGGTGTGAAAGTCGGCCACACGACCCTCATTCAAGGCGAGGGACCGCTTAAGCCGGGCCAAGGTCCCGTCCGCACAGGCGTGACCGTTGTGATTCCTCGCGAGGATGTCTGGCACAAGAAGGTCCCCGCCGGCTCGTTCGTGCTGAACGGCACCGGCGAAATGACCGGCCTCGCATGGGTCGCGGAGTCGGGCTTCCTCGAATATCCCATTGCCCTCACGAACACGCTCAATATCCCCCGCGTGGCGAACGGCGTCATGAGCTGGATGATCATGCGGTATCCGGAGATCGGTATCTCCGATGACACGCTCACACCCGTCGTGGCCGAGTGCGACGACGGCCGATTGAACGACATCCAAGGCCGCCATGTATCCGAACCGGATGTGATCGCGGCGCTCAACGGCGCGAGCAGCGGCCCGGTGAAGGAAGGCACCGTTGGAGCCGGCACGGGCATGATCTCCTATGGATTCAAGGGCGGCATCGGCACCGCATCACGAAAGCTCTCGGAGAAGGAAGGCGGCTACACCATCGGAGTCCTCGTCAATGCGAATCATGGCCGTCGACCGGAATTGGTCATCGCGGGCGTACCGGTGGGAAGACTCTACGAACCATCACGACAGATGTCTGAGGCGCTCTCGCCAGGCCAAAGCGAAGGGTCCATCATCGTCGTCATCGCCACCGATGCGCCGCTCGACAGCCGCCAGCTCACGCGCTTGGCCAAACGCGCGGCGCTCGGCCTGGCCCGCACCGGTTCCACTGCCCGCCACAGCAGCGGTGACTTCATGCTCGCTTTTTCCACCGCCAACGTCATTCCGCATTATCCGAAAGAGCCAATCTACCAGCTGACCCATCTGGCCGATACCCACCTGAACCCGCTCATCACCGCCACGGTCGAGGCCACCGAAGAAGCCATTCTGAACGCCCTCACCATGGCTTCCACGATGACGGGTCGAGACGGCCGGCGGGTCGAGGCCATCGACCTCATGCGCCTCCACACACTTCTGTCCGGTTCGCGAGGAAACTGATCACCTGAGGTTCTGAGCATTTGTTGACCGTCGCATCCTGCGCCCCATTGTAAGGTGAACCAAGCTTGCAAATGTGGCGATTCCCTCGTTATCCTGCGAATGGTACCCTGGAGGAATGGCATGGGCGATTATCAGATCGGTGGCGGGCTCCAACTGCTGACAGCGGTGCAAAAGACAGAAGCCTTTGCCGAGTTCCTCAAGGCACGAATGATTCACGCGCTGGAAACGGAAGATCCGACCGAATTGCATTACCTCCTGGCGCAGGTGGACGATTATCATTCCTATCTGTGGCGCTATTATAAGAAGCTCGCGCAGACCCGAGCCCAGCGGATGGATCCAGGCGTCTGATCCCCCGCTCGCTCCGAGGTTGTGCGATCCACACACATATCGGACTCACCTAATCTGTCCCCATCATGAGGCGCAATCGTGCAATTTGCAGTAGCTCTCTCGAAAACGGCGGAGACGGAATCTGCGGCTCAGGCCGTAGCTGAAGATATTCGAGCGCAGCTGGGTGCCGCGCCGGTCGACCTCGCCTGCGTCTTCTTTTCCGCTCATCATGCGGCCGAGGCCGATCTCTTGGCGCAGGCGCTGACAAGCACGCTTCATCCGAACCTCCTGATCGGCTGCAGTGGAGAGGGGGTCATTGCCGGCGCGGAAGAAGTGGAAACGGCCCCGGCGGTGACCGTTTGGGCCGCGGCCCTTCCCGACGTCCATCTGCACCCATTGCGATTGTCGTTTTCACCGACCCAGGATCAATTTCACCTCTCGGGATGGCCTGAGCCTGGGACTCACGACGCATCGTTCCTCCTGCTCGCCGATCCCTTCACCGCGCCTGTTCAAGACATCCTGGGGATGTTGGAAGAGCGTTACCCTGGAGCGAAGGCGGTCGGAGGACTGGCCGGAGGCGGACAGGAGGCCGGCATGAACCGGCTGGTGCTCAACGACCAGGTCTTCGATGGCGGGCTTGTGGGGGTCCGGCTTTCGGGAGCGGTGGCAATTCGCCCAGTCATTTCTCAAGGCTGCCGCCTGATCGGCGAGCGATTCGTCGTGACGAAGGCGGAGCGCAATCTGCTACATGAACTCGGGGGCGCGCCGGCGTTGGAGCGGTTGCAGGCGGTCTTCGAATCCCTGTCGGAGGAAGACCGGTTACGCGCCAATCGGGCGCTTCACCTCGGGATCGTGATCGATGAACATCGGAACCGGTTCGAACGCGGAGATTTTCTCATTCGCAATCTGCTCGGGGCCGACCGCGCCACCGGCGCCGTCGCGATCGGTGATGTGGTGCAAGAGGGGCAGACGGTGCAGTTCCATCTTCGCGATGCGGACTCAGCCACGGAAGATTTGAACGCCCTGTTGGCGACCGACCGAGCCGGTCATCGGCATCCTGTCCTCGGCGCACTCATGTTCAGCTGTTGCGGCCGTGGTCTGGGGCTCTTTGGACGGCCGAACCATGATGCGGCTGCGACCACGCAACAGCTGGGACCGATTCCGATCGCGGGGTTCTTTGCGCAAGGCGAGATCGGCCCTATTGGCAACCGCAACTTCTTGCACGGGTACACGGCCAGTCTGGCGCTCTTTGCCGAACGGGACCGGTAAGTCCCAGTCCTGGTTGACCCAACCATCCTGACCATGCCATACAGTGTGAGGGAGGAGATCTTATGAAATCATGGTTCTTTTCATCGCTCGTCGTGATGCTGATGCTGATATTCTCATTGGGAGTAGGAGGTTCCATGGCTGAGAGCAATCAGGAAGTCACAACGCCCTCCGGGCTCAAATATGTGGATCAGGTAGTCGGCACCGGAGAGGTGGCGGTCGCCGGCAAGACGGTGAACGTCCATTATACCGGGTGGCTGGAGAACGGGAAAAAATTCGATAGCTCCGTCGATCGTGGACAGCCCTTCTCGTTTCCCCTCGGCGCCGGGCGTGTCATCAAGGGGTGGGATGAAGGGGTCCAGGGCATGAAAGTGGGAGGCAAGCGGAAACTCACGATCTCCTCCGATTTGGGGTACGGCTCGCGCGGTGCCGGCGGAGTGATCCCACCGAACGCCACGCTGATTTTCGACGTCGAGCTCCTCGGAGTCCATTGAACGTCATCAGGTCTATCGGGTCAGAACGTCATCAAGTCCGGGTCTTCGAATTCTCTGACGTGACGGGTTGTCCGACGTTCGACTGATCATTATGAAACAGACTCCGCTGCACGCGTGCCATCGGGCGGCCGGCGCCAAGCTCGTCGACTTCGCGGGATGGGAAATGCCCATCCAGTACAGCGGCGTGGTGGATGAATATCACACCGTCCGCAGCAAGGCCGGTCTCTTCGATGTCAGCCATATGGGCCGACTTGTCCTCGCCGGCTCCGGGGCCGAAGCACTGCTTCAACGCATGACGACGAATGATCTGGCGGCGCTGCGGCCCATGCAGGCGCAGTACTCGATGGTCTGCAACGAGCAGGGCGGCATCAAGGACGACATATTCGTCTATCGATTGGCGAAGGCCGGAGTATTTCTTCTCTGCGTCAATGCGTCGAATCGAGCCAAGATCGTATCCTGGCTGACGGAGCACGGTCAGGCGTTTCCTGATTGTCAAATTTCCGACCGTTCGGCGGAGATCGCGCAAATCGCCTTGCAGGGCCAGGCTGCGCGGGCGATCGTCGCGTCGCTCGGGTTCTCACAACTGGAGCAGCTCAAGCTCAGAGAATCCACGATGGTGCAAGTGGCGGATGTGGAGTGTCTGGTGGCGCGAACGGGTTATACCGGGGAGTTCGGCTATGAGTTCTATGTGTATGGGCCGGCCGACCCAGTCTGGGACAAGCTCCTGCACGCAGGCAAGCCGTTCGGATTGAAGCCGGCTGGTCTGGGTGCGCGAGATCTCTTGCGCCTAGAGATGGGGTATTTGCTCTATGGCAACGATATCGATGAGCGAACGACGCCGATCGAGGCCGGAGCGGAATGGGCCGTGCGGTTCGAGAAAGGGGACTTTATCGGAAAACCTGTCCTGCTGGCTCAAAAGCAAGCAGGCCCGTCCAGGCGCTTCATCGGCTTTGAATTGCTGGAAAAAAGTGTCCCCCGCCACGGGTTCACGATTCTCTCTGTATCCTCACCCCAGACTCCCATCGGAGCAGTCACCAGCGGCAATCTTTCCCCGCTTCTCCAGAAGGGAATTGGCTTGGGGTACGTTGCTGCCGAGTATGCCGAGCCGGGAACGGACCTCTTCATCGACATTCGTGGAAAAGCGGTTCCGGCGAAGGTGGTGAAGCCGGCGTTCTATAAACGTCCCTCGAAGTAAGTGACGCCCTAGTCGGAGGGGTCGCTCCCGGTTCAACCTGCACAGTGCTCAGCCGAGGAGAATCTCGAATGGTTCGCAATATTTACACAGGGAAGGTTGTCACACTGAACGTCGACACCGTGCAATTACCGAACGGTGTGACGGTGGACCTCGAAACCATCCGTCATCCGGGGGCGGCCGCGGTCGTGCCGATCAAAGATGATGGGACCGTGGTCTTAATCCGGCAGTTCCGGCACGCGGCCGGGGGGTTCATTTACGAGATTCCTGCAGGAAAATTATCTCCGGGCGAAGATCCGTTGCATTGCGCGGCACGCGAACTGGAGGAAGAGATCGGCTATCGCGCGGCCTCGTTTGAGTTGCTCTCGAGTATCTTCACGGCTCCGGGGTTTGCGGACGAGGTGATTCATGTCTACAAGGCCACCGGTCTGACACAAGGGCGTCAGCAGTTGGATCACGACGAAGTGCTTGAGATCGTCGAAATGTCGCTGGAACAAGCGATCACAAGAATTCAGGACGGCACAATCCGAGATGGGAAAACGATCGTGGGATTACAAGCCGTCCATATCATGTCGAACTCGACTCGTCGCTGACCAGGTAGTGTGCCGACGGAAGTTGAGGAAGTCGGTCAGGCCTGTCTGAGAGTATCCGCGGTAACGACTCCGTACAATAATTTGGGGGCACCTCCACACGATGTGGAAGTGCCCCTAAAGTTCCAACCTCACCAGACGGAGTCTTATTTTCCGCCCTTCTCGTCCTTCTTATCGCCAAAGGTGTCCGCATGGCCACCTTTCTTCTCTTCTTTCTTATCGCCGAAAGTCTCGTCGGCCTTGCCATCCTTCTTCTTCTCTTCAGCCATCACCACATGGCCGCCCTTCTTCTCTTCCTTCTTGTCTCCGGCGAACGCGGGCGCGCTGAAGGTTACCGCCACCGCCACTGCCATTACTGCCATTAACATGCTCTTCATCATGGATATCCTCCTTGTTTGCTGGTTTGTGTACCGACTATTGGGCACCTATCGAAATAGGTGAGCAAGCTTGGTGCCATGCTTTCCTTTTCCGCCTCCCGGCTCTATAACGTTGAGGAATCATGAAGTCTTCGTGCAGTGCCACGGTCCTCTACGCGCGGTTGGCAGAAGGTTTTTTGGGGTGAATTCTTGGGGCAGAATGGAGTCAGCCTCAACTAAACCGCCTCACGATGGTTTGCCGGACTCCTGCGAACCTGTCGTATTTCACAGCAAGACAGAATCGTGCTATCTTCCGTCCCCTAGGCTGGAACGCTTTTTCTGACCCGAGCTCTATTTGTAGGGTGCGCGAAAGCCAGGTATCTGGGAATGGGAATTCCGGTCAACGTGCCATGCGCTGACCACTCCCGTCGATCTTCAACAAAGGAGAACTGTGCCGATGTTACTCACTGGTAAAAAAGGACTCGTGATCGGCGTGGCCAATAAGCACAGCATCGCCTGGGCCATCGCCCAATCGGTTGCCGGTCAAGGAGCTCAGCTCCTCTTCAATTATCAAAACGAACGGCTGAAGCAAAACGTGGAGGAGTTGGCCGCCACCTTGCCCGGCTCGAAGGCGTTTCCCTGCGATGTGAGCAACGACGGAGAGATTACGTCGCTCATGCAGCAGGTTCAAAAGGAAGTCGGTCAGATCGATTTCCTCGTCCACTCCCTGGCGTTCGCGCCTCGAGAAGAGCTGAGCGGACAATTCGTGAATACCAGTCGGCAAGGGTTTGCAATGGCGCTCGACATCAGCGCCTATTCGCTCGTGGCCGTCACCAGGGCCGCCTTGCCGTTGATGACCGCCGGGGGCTCCATCATCACACTCACCTATCTGGGAAGCGAACGCGTTGTGCCTCATTATAACGTGATGGGTGTCGCCAAAGCCGCGCTGGAGGCCACGGTCCGCTATTTGGCCTATGATCTCGGCCGTCTGAATGTCCGGGTGAATGCGATCTCTGCCGGGCCGATCAAGACCCTCGCCGCCCGTGGCGTCTCCGGGATCACGAAGATGGTCGATCTCCATAAGGAGTTTGCGCCGCTCCGTCGTCCGACCGAACAGGGTGAGGTCGGCGACACGGCCTTGTTCCTGGTCAGCTCCTTGGGGCGGGGCATTACCGGGGAAGTGATTTACGTTGATGGCGGATTCAACATTCTGGGCATGATGGCTCCCGATGAACAGGTTGGTTCCTGAGCGCACGTTTTGTAGGGATGTTGACGAATGGTGCATATACCGAAGAGAATCAGCCGTGCAAAGGGGGATGGTGACGATCAGTCGCATCTCGCGTGACGGTGGTAGAATTAGGACGACGGGTCGATCGAAAGGCAATCTCCGGTAACAGCGCAGCTCATCATGCGGATAACGTCATTTCTTCTGGTAGGCATCGTCTCGAGTGGCGTTTCTCTCGTTACGATGTCAGCGTCGGCACAAGACGCGCACCCGTCCCTTGCGAAACAGGCGCTTGAAGAGTGCGCCAAAGGAAGACTCGCGACTGAGCGTGAGAAGCGGCAGGCGCATTTTCAACAAGGACAGAGTTTAGGCGAACGGGCGGTCGCGGCCGATGAAGGGAATGCCGATGCCCACTTTGCGCTGTTTTGCAACCTGGGAGAGCTGCTCCGCATCGACGGAGAATCCCTCACCTCGCTCTTCGGACTTCGCCGCATGATGCACGAACTCGACCGGGCTCTCGAGATCAATCCAGCCCATATCGACGCGCTCTCGGCGAAAGGGACCTTGTTGGTGAAGCTGCCGAGCCTCTTGGGGGGCGATGCCGAGAAAGGGGAGGCGCTCTTAGAACATGTTGTGAACAAGGCGCCGAAAGCCGTCAATGCTCGACTATCTCTTGCCAAAGTGCGGTGCGAGCATGGCCGACATCAGGAAGCCGTCACGCTGGCGACAGATGCCCTCGTCCTCGCTCAACAACACGACCGGGCCGACTTTATCCCCGAAGCGCGAGCGGTACTCGAGCAGCTCCAGGCCAATGCCGCTAAAGCCGGCTACAAAGCTCAATTCTAATCTTCTGCCGCCACATCGGTCTTGATCGCGTCCGGAGCAAGACCCATCGAGTGTTCTCCGCAACGTCTTCACGGGTCCTCGCCGCTTCTTCGACGCAATTCGTCGATCGTGAACACTCCGAAATCTCACGCCTGCATGCATGTCATGATTGACTGAGTCCGGAGGAGATCGCACTCGTCGAAATGAAGGTAAATTTGAGCCGATCATTGCGGGCTCGTCGTGAGGCTCGTGGGCTTTCTCAGCTGGCCCTCGCAAAGCGACTTCGATCGAGCCAATCTCGCGTGGAAAAGATGGAGGCAGCAGACCGGACTGTTTCGATTGATTTGCTGATACGCGGCCTCGTGATTCTCGGCGCAAGACCGCGAGACATCGCACAAGCTCTTGGCCGAGAGACCGGTGCCGCGGCCTAATCTACTTGCTAGTCAAGAGTTCTTCGCAATGCCTTGAGACGTCCCTGCCGTTTCTTTCCCTCAATCCGCCGATTCTGCGAACCCTTCGTCGGCTTGGTCGGCCTTCGCTTCTTGCGCAGGATCGCCACGCTCTGAATCAACAGGCGCAGTCGATCCAAGGCATCCTCGCGGTTACGCTCCTGGGTTCTGTGTTGTTGCGCTTTGATGGTAATCACGCCGTCGGCGGAAATGCGGTGATCTTGAAGCTTCAGCAGTTCCTCTTTATAGAATGGCGGCAGGGAAGAGGCACGAATATCGAACCGTAGATGTATGGCGGTCGAGACCTTGTTGACGTTTTGCCCGCCGGCGCCTTGCGACCGTATGGCGTGTATGTCGATCTCGTGATCCGGGACAGCGATAGACGATGAAACACGCAGCATGATGAGTAGCTAGCACAATCTCGTGACAGGTGGCAATCTCCGGCACCCACTGGTGGGAGTCACAAAATTTTTAGCTGGCGTTTCTTGTGCGGGAAGAGGTACAAAATTGGCCCAAGACGAAGCAAGGACCTGCCGACCTCAGCCCGACAAGAACCCATGGTGAGGTGAGGATTGCGGAGAAGGCTCGCCCTTGCCTCGGGAACAACGTGCGGGGTTTTCTCGAGTGTCGGACATGCGCCCGCTTGAGGAGGAATCATGCAGCGTGCAACGGCCAATAAACGAATGCGCAAGTGGGGACGACGGATCGCAATCGTGACCATCGCCTGGAGTCTTCTGATCGGAGGAGAAACCTTTGCTCAATCCACCTCGACATTCAACCAGGACTTTCGCCTCTGGGCACCGGTTTTCCTCACGGTGAAGCTGCCCTCATCCTTTCTTGCCTACATGGAAGTCAACACCCGCTTCGCGGATCTAGACGATGCCGGCCATATCGATCAACTGCTGCTCCGTCCGGCGCTTGGCTATCAACTGACGGATAATCTCTCCATTTGGCAAGGCTACGCGTGGGTCGGCAACTTTAATCAGCCGCATACCCCACCGCAGTCTTCCTTCTTCGAAGAAAGCCGGATCTATCAACAGATCAACTATGCGAGCAAATTCGAATCCTTCAGGATTCTCAGCCGCTTCCGCCTTGAGGAACGTTGGATCGAACATGCCGACGGTACTGCTCTGAGGTTCCGTCTGATGCTGCGGGGGGTGTACCCGTTGCCGTTTGCTCCTGAATGGGCGCTCGCGACCTACGACGAAATCTTTGTCAACCTCAACACGGTCGGCACGCGCGGGCCCGAGGCGGGTTTTGATCAAAATCGATTCTTTCTCGGCATCAATCGCACGTTTTCAAAATATTTCAATATGGACTTCGGTTACCAAAATCAGCTCCTCAACAGCCGGTCGATTCCCGACCTTGCGAACCAGATGAACCATGTCATCTTATTCCAGTTTTACATCAATCTGTAATCTCTTGAGGCGCAATGCACTATTTCCTCGATCCTCAAGACCACACTAGGCCCGGAAAAGAAGTTGTCGGCAACTGCGGGCCGATCCGAGAACGATCAGGCAGGGCATCCTGACCGCCAAATATTCAAGCCGATGTCTGTTCTTGCGCGTAATTGGGTGACATGCACCAGCTTTACGGGACCAACCCGTAAAGCTGGTGAAGTGATCAGAGAGGAAAAGACCGGCGAATCCCTATAGACGGTAACATGCTCTGTGAATCTGTCGAGATCTTCCATGCAGGATCGAGATGGATGTCCGTAACATAGCCTTCGTGCGACGACATACTTATTTTTTCGTCGCGGTCGTTGTAGTTGGGAGATTCGTCTCCAGCACGAAGCGTTTATGCAAAGGTTGCGTCGGTCGCGCATTGTCGTGTTTCACGAGAGCGCGAAACTTTTTGATCTGTTCAGCGGAGACCTCGATGGGGTCTTGCATAACCGCCCAAATAACACCTTCGGAACAGGGCGGCGTGGTAAAGGAACCGGAGTAGCGATAGTAGGATTTCCGCTCAGGCAAGAGGTTCATCGGATTGACGGTGTGATTATGGTCGTCATTGACTTCTCCCACCTTGGTGGGCGCATGCTCCAAGAAGGTTTCGAAAAACTGATTGTGTTTGCCTTCTTCCATAAAGACGGCAACCACCGCCACCTCATGACGCTCGTTGTGATGCACCAGATGCAGTTCCATCGGGTAATGCTTCTGATCTATCGTGTGCTCACTCGGAACATGGAAATGGAACTGTTCAAGTAAGTAGAGGTCCTCGTCGAACACGATGGTGCTGTCCTTATCAAAATGGAGGACCGTCTGTCCGTGTTTGGGATAACGGGATTTGACCGTTTCTGAAAGCGGCTCGACTTCTTGTAATGTATGTCCATTATTCACCACATGAAAAGGAGCATCTCGATAAGAAAACTGAATGTCGTCGAGCGTCGTCTTATGAGCGCGCAACAAATCGATCGGTGATTGGGCCATGCCTTTTTCACAGATGGAGAACTCGGGCCCAAGCTCGCTCCAATGAAGCGGTCCATGAGGACCATCATATCCCCATGTGCTATGCCCTGTTTCTCCCGCATGCACGCATGCGACCGGCAGCGTCAACGTCAGCATGATCAGCAGGCTTCTGATCGAAATCCTCATCATACTCGAGTGACTCGATACGGCAACCATTGATCCCTTCATGACATTCCTCCCCCTTCTATGCGGATTGACCACTGAGTCATCTGTCGACAACCAATCTTGAAGTGAAACTGTTGCTACCCGGGGCGCAATTATAGGTTCGCGTCGATCCATTTCTCAATAGTTTACCTGTAGGATTCGCCTGGGTAAATCGTATAAAGATCGGTATACGAACTAATTCAGGAATAGAAGATCAGGACTTTCGTGGCATGGCTGTTCGTCGACGTCGATTGAACAAACGAAGCAGGTGATCTCCATAGCGAGAGGCTTATGAAGCCTCTCCATTTCTCAACTCAGTCCCTTCCCTGTGCCTTTGTGACATACCATGCCAGGCTGTCACGAATCCATTTCTGATTTCCCGCCATATCGGATAGGACCATAGGCGAAATCGTTGACGAATTCTTTCAGGCGATAGGCCGCAAGGAGCTTCTCAGATGGCATCGGGCTTGCTGTTGCTCATAACAGGCGGTTCAGAAATCCAGGAAGTCGTTCCGACCGAGGCTCAGGTGGCGGCTGTCTCACGAAGGAGCCGATATGGAATTGACGCCATACATATTGATCCATGATCAGGGCGAATGGTGCGGTTATCGAAAAGACCATCCGAACTATCGGGTGCATGGAAAGTCGTTCGAAGATCTGCGATTGAAGCTCTATCGAATGCTTCTCGATATAAGTTGTTCAACGTCCTCTCCCGGCGGTTCCAACACGACAGGCTGTACTGCTATTGGCCACGACCAATTTCTCAAATTACGTAATGAGGGGTAAGACAATGGCGGACACGAGATATTCAAAGAAACAGATTGCCACCACGCGACGACAACGACAAATTGAGCTGGCCGACAAAAGGCTGCGCAAGCTTCTGGCGGATCTCTCTTTTGACGAGATCATCGTGCTGCAAGAGTTATGGGAGAGACAACACCAAGCGATCGGGGCAAAACGGACTTTCAATTAGGAGCACCGCCATTGAATCGCGCCACGATCCTCGGCAGTTTCAATGCGTAAAACGAACGAGTCGGCATCAAGATCGGATGAATGAGATCGGACGGATGAACAGCTGTCGCTCTGTCAATTCTACTGCTTTTGACGCCGGAGCATCCGACATGAACGGCTCAATGACTCAACATTCCAGCGTGAGTAGAGCACGCCGGCGGCCGGAACATCACGAAGGAAGCGACATGTGTGGGACGTTGTAGAAGGTTCATGATGGCTGAGTGAAGGAGCGCGTGCGGCATGGCTATTCCGCTTGCTCTGTGACCATCCGCACGTGTCAGGACCTGTGATTTATCCAAGAAGGAGATTCACCCATGCGTATCGTCGGCCTATTCGCAATATATGTATTGCTTGCGGCATGTACAACTACGCCGATGTTTCCTCCGGAAATCATGAAAGACGTCGAAAAGGATACCTTTGATTTCAAGACATGGAAAGAGCAGGCGTATCATCCTTCCAACGCCCATTTCGTCCCTCACAAAGTGGAATTGGGAGGACGGATCATCAAAGTGGTTCAGAAGCCGGAAGGCGTTCTCATTCTTGCCGAAAAACAGCCCGTCGAGAAATATCCTGGGTATGGCCCCCGTAGCGCCGAACAGGAAAGCCCATTGATGTACGCCATCCTCTTCAATGGTTTTCCAGAGTCCGGCATGTTGCAGGTCGGCAATCGACTCGCCGTTGTCGGCGCGACGGATAAGGCCGGAACAGAAGTGATCGGATGGACTCCCACAACCATGCCGCATCTTCTGGCGCAATGTCTTCACATTTGGAATACCCAGGGAGTGAAAACC includes the following:
- a CDS encoding Slp family lipoprotein, with product MRIVGLFAIYVLLAACTTTPMFPPEIMKDVEKDTFDFKTWKEQAYHPSNAHFVPHKVELGGRIIKVVQKPEGVLILAEKQPVEKYPGYGPRSAEQESPLMYAILFNGFPESGMLQVGNRLAVVGATDKAGTEVIGWTPTTMPHLLAQCLHIWNTQGVKTVDDFPYEGMMGYYPPEERTFCVEENERGSLSASGTGS